Part of the Salmo salar chromosome ssa10, Ssal_v3.1, whole genome shotgun sequence genome is shown below.
GTCATTCTCAAAGCGGGACAGACGCACACACTGGTGGAACTTCGTGTCCTCCAGCTCCACTGATTTACTCTTCCCTCCTGTGGTGagcacagcgacagagagagtcAGGGCATGAAAGGATTGTACCTGGTACAAGTACAGTTatctgagaaaaatacaagctctGTTTGGAATTTAAATAGATTAGAGGTAAGAGCTGAATCCTAACTTGAAATATGTGCGCACAGCACACAACTTCAACTTCCTTGCAACTCATACAATGATGTCGATGGGAAATTCTAAGCCAAAGGCTAAGTCACGCGTTAGTGTTTAAAATTTGGGATGAGAATACAGACAGAAACAGCTTTGAAATCTGACGTGCATTTGTATTTTAACTGAACTGTAACCAATCCagtgacactgacacacagtgcAGAGGAACTCACGGCCAGTGTTCTCAAACAGAACTTTATCGTTGAGGCCCAGACGCAGCTCAGGCATCCCCGACAAGAACACACGCATCTTGATGGAGCCCACGATCTCACTGCGCAGCACGTTACCGTTAGCACTGACctgcacagaggagagaaagggggagaagtgTCAAACCGTTTACAACAATTGCAGACATGCGTCTACGTTCAAAATGGTTGAAATTACTTCAATAAAACACTGAATAATTTGGTCATAGAGAAATAATAAACATTGCAAGCCAAGACTGTATTAGAGGGAGGAGAGTGTTAGACTTAAAACACGACGTGACAAGGCGCCGCACCAGAAGATTAACAGACTCGATGACATCCAGGAAGACTTCATTCTTCCTGTACTTGATGCCCTCTGACCTCCAGGACACAGCGTTGGTGACGGTGGCAGGAGGGCGCGGGCCCCCTGTGTCCAGCTTGTGCCCCTCTTGGGTGATGTACCTacaaacaaacagagacagacctgGTGAGAGGACAGGACAACAATGACAGgaactgtctgtctgcagccaTACTGGGTGTTTAGGTGAAATGGAAGATAAACTGTACACACAGTACTGTAGGTCACTACTACATTATTAAATCATGTTTAACTTGGAGGAATTTTAAACTGTTTAATGGAAGCTAAACATAGGTTTGTACAGAGAGAGTTTTGTAGACAGAATAAGGGCTAGATAGGATACTCACTCTTGAAGGATCTTGCTGTCAGTAGTCTGAGGATAGCCAAAGTCCATCAGCTCATCCATCAACTCATAGATGATGACAAAGTTATCTCTGATACTCTCCTCTTCCAACTCTTTAAAATACTCGGAGAAAACCTGCAGAGACAATAGGCTGAGTCTAGATACAACACATTTTTTACCAGTTAACCACCAGTAAAAGCGATGGGTTATTGGAAAATAAGACTACTGCACACACCATTATAGACAGATTGTAACTCACCTGGATAATTTTGTAGAGGAAAGAGAAGACCAAGGAGACACAGGCATTTTTCTTAGACGTTGCTACAACTGATGGAACATTTGTTAAGGTGAAAAGTTTATGTGGGGCTTTCAACATAAGTCGACTTGTATCTACCGTCAAAAAGGTGGCCAGTTTGAGAATGAACTACAAGTGGAATTTGCAAGAAGTGAACCTATCCATTGCTTGAACTCTCAGCGAGATAAGTAGTCATTTGACCTGAGCAGTCAAACCAACCATCACTCTCCCTTTTACCCagaacaaaatatggaataaatTTCCCATTTGTATTGGGGACCATATATTGGAAAGGAAAAGGAATACTGAGGCAGTAGTCATTCTAATCCCCTGTGTGAGAGGTTGAGTAAGTGGCAGTAAGGATACGGTACAGATTGTTGTGTTTGATCCACATGAAGCGGACCCCTCCGTGAGCCAGGATAGGGGATAAgttgccctcctcctctctgtccatgaGGATGGGCATAAAGTGTTCAATCTCTGACATGTCCACATCTCCTCTGTAGTTACGACAGACCAGAACCTGGAGAGGTGAAACAAAATCAACAGGAACTTACTTCTCTAGCCATCTCTCGTCCTACATGGTATGTGCCTCCTGATGGCATCATGTTTTCAGATCTTCAAGTGTCTTGATATGGAACACAAAAATCTACATGGGTCTAACTGGACTATGCATTTGAGGCTTCACATAAAGTGTGTTCTCATTCTCAAACAGGCCTTAGGATGGGGGCAAATGTTGGTGATCATGATGACATCCTTGGATGGTATGGGCTCTTGTCAGGCAGTAGACTGTTCACAAGGCCACCACAACCATTATCATAATCATGCAGAATTTAGCCACAATACATTACGTGATCCATTGAACCAGTCCATCCTAATCTGATCCCAATACCAGTCTAGCTGGGTGGGGTAGCTGCTAGCTAAGTAACTAGCTacaatgcatattattaatgtccCGTATCAACATCAAAAGCTAGCCATCTCAAATTCACTATTGTATATTTTTCTTAGAATGTAAAGTAGCTAGCTGTATGTTGTAATTTGGCCATCAAATTATGTGATGCATTAGTAAACATTTTAATGTGAACCATGTTAGattaagctagctaacgttagctcttTAGCTGGCTGAACTAATCTCAGTTCCTCTTACCTTGCCTTTAAGATCTAACACATACACCGCACTTGCTGACATTTTTCTTCTAGCTCGTCGAAACTTACGAGTTGGTACCGGTGAAAAATATTTAGAATATCTAAAACATGCGGCGGTACGGTAGCATCCACCTAGGAGTGCTAGGTGTTGCCGGCTAACACTAGAGAGGAAGAAGCGAAGCGAGAGGGTTTACTCCGCCCAAATTATGTCCATGAAAACAAGACCGCGAAAGTGAGGAACTTTTGAATGTGTTGAATTTGCTCATCAAAATAATGTAATtgcttatttgatcaaatatacGTTTCGAGTTCGATTGTTACGAATAAACTAACGCACGTGGTATCTCAACAACAAAACGACTTTATATCAGAGTTCTGCACGTTGTTGACATGCGTATCTGACCTTATTACCTAGAAGGGTCCAACCTTTTCGCCTCCTCCCTTCAACCTTTGaagacatgtatttccattgttagagcgatTACTCGACTATCTTGTCTATATAACAGAAAACCTTTGCTAATATTTACTATTATATTGCTCTACTTCCGGGAAGCTGTCTTTCTATTCCCAACACAAATATTTCCTTCATACATAATTTGCTACATATTTTTTTAGATTACCAGTTATGCTAATTGTAATTAATATATTGAGTGACTACACTGTACGCATGTGGTGTTATAAGAGACCACAGCTCAGCCCTCTCTCTACTTTACAATAGAAGGCTCTGCAATTGGGCCTGGAAAATGCCACCTGTCGTTTCCAGTTTCAATCTTGACAGCAATGAACCAATactaatgtaaaaaatgtaaggtGAATAAATTAGTGAAATTCCAGACAAGTTAAAGTAACTCAGTTTAATTAAATACATATCACAGCATGTCTAATCTAGTATAATTCTATGTATGGAACAAAAATATAGTCACACAAATTACCACATTATAAAATGACATTAATGTACAACAGAAATGACACAGCATGGGTAACAATGGGCAAAAAATTATAATTTATTCTAAAATGAAAATGGTCCAGGATTCCTCTTCATTTGGTCCAGCTGACTTTAGGAATATCATAATGTTCTGTCAGGGTGTCCAGGTGACGGTTGAAATCCTGCAATACAACAAAAATACCTTTGTTTATTGTAAATGCCAGAGGTTTGTAGAACTCAAATCTCCCCAAGTGTATTTTCTGAATTACAGTAAATTCATGCAGATGTTTTCAAATAATAAAGGTCTTACCTCAACTCTCCGCTTGTGCGTTTTTTCTGCTTTGTTCAAAATTCTCTCCATTTGCTGAAAGAAATGGAAAAAGTAGGGTGTGAATATTGGTATTTTAAACAGGAAGTAGGCATTTTTATCCCATGACTAACATTGTCTCTATTTCAGTGCTAGAACATCAGTAGGACAATACATTTAGGACAATGATTATTACCCTCTTCTCTTGCATCTTGTCAAAAGCCATTTGAGCTGGTGTTCTTTTGTCAATGTATCCACTCTTGGTTTCCTCCTCTtcgtttttatttgtattaatttgctgCTCCAAACGATGCTTCTTCtccttgttcttcttcttcttctttctaaaAGAGTAAAATAATGCCAACAGATGAAGGGTTGTTAGTGAGGCGTTAGTTAGCCTGCTACATAGCTAGCCTACACCAGCTAGAGCTTTGAGGGAAAATATTAGATTAGGTTTATATGTTtgtttacttttatttatttgtttattttatttaactaggcaagtcagttaaaaacaaattcttatttacaatgacagcctaccaaaagtcCTCCTATGGGGACTGGggttgggattaaaaatatataaatataggacaaaacacacatcacgacaagagagaaaacacaacactacataaagagagacctaagacaacaacatagcaaggcagcaacacatgagaacacagcatggtagcaacacaacatggtagcagcacaaaacatggtacaaacattattgggcacagacaacagcacaaagggcaagaaggtagagacaacaatacatcaagcaaagcagccacaactgtcagtaagtgtccacgATTGAGTCTttaaatgaagagattgagataaaactgtccagtttgagtgtttgttgcagctcgttccagtcgctagctgcagcaaactgaaaagaggagcgacccagggatgtgtgtgctttggggacatttaacagaatgtgactggcagaacgggtgttgtatgtcgaggatgagggctgcagtagatatctcagataggggggagtgaggcctaagagggttttataaataagcatcaaccagtgggtcttgcgacgggtatacagagatgaccagtttagagtatagagtgcagtgatgtgtcctataaggagcattggtggcaaatccgATGGCAGAATGGTAAAGAAAATCTAGCCCctcaagagcacccttacctgccaacctataaattatgtctccgtaatctagcatgtgtaggatggtcatctgaatcagggttagtttggcaggttgggtgaaagaggagcaattacgatagaggaaaccaagtctagatttaattttagcctgcagctttgatatgtgttgagagaaggacagtgtaccatcaagccatactcccaagtacttgtatgtggtgactacctcaagctctaaaccctcagaggtagtaatcacacctgtggggagaggggcattcttcttaccaaaccacatgacctttgttttagaagtgttcagaacaaggttaagggtagagaaagcttgttggacactaagtaagctttgttgtagaacatttaacacaaaatccagggaggggacagctgagtataagactgtatcatctgcatataaatagtCGAGAGagattcctactgcctgagctatgttgttgatgtaaattgagaagagcgtggggcctaggattgagccttggggtactcccttggtgacaggcagtggctgagacagcaacTTTTCTGACTAGGAAaaacactgcactctttgaaagaggtagttagcaaaccagcccagagacccctcagagacaccaatactccttagccgacccaacaagaatggaatggtctaccgtatcaaaagctttggccaagtcaatacaaatagcagcacaacattgcttagaatcaagggcaatggtgacataatTTAGGACCTTTAAGTTTGCAGTGACACatacaaaacctgagaagaaaccagattgcataccagagggaatactatagacatcaaggaagccagtcagttgattattgacaagtttttccaacacttttgataaacacgGCAAAATTGAaacaggcctataacagttaggatcagcttgatctccccctttaaattcatttctctctgcctccttctttccactcctctcctcttttaacctcaccctctcaccgtcccaccctactcacaaggcaggcaatacgcttgacctcatctttactagatgctgttcttctactaatctcactgcaactcccctccaagtctccgaccactaccttgtatccttttccctctcgctctcctccaacactactcactctgcccctactcagatggtattgcgccgtcgcaaccttcgctctctctctcccgctactctctcctcttccatcctatcatctcttccctctgctcaatccttctccaaccaatctcctgattctgcctcctcaacccctcctctcctccttttctgcatcctttgactctctatgtcccctatcctcccggccggctcggtcctcccctcctgctccgtggcttgacgactcattgtgagctcacagaacagggctccgggcagccgagcggaaatggaggaaaactagcctccctgcggacccggcatcttttcactccctcctctctacattttcttcctctgtctctgctggtaaagccactttctaccactctaaattccaagcatctgcctctaaccctaggaagctctttgccaccttctcctccctcctgaatcccccccccccctgcggatgacttcgtcaaccattttgaaaagaaggttgacgacatccgatcgtcatttgttaagtcaaacgacaccgctggtcctgctcacattgccctaccctatgctttgacctctttctcccctctctctccagatgaaatcttgcgacttgtgatggccggccgcccaacaacctgcccgcttgaccctatcccctcctctcttctccagaccatttccggagaccttctcccttacctcacccatcaactcatccttgaccgctggctacgtcccttccgtcttcaagagagcgagagttgcaccccttctcaaaaaacctacactcgatccctccgatgtcaacaaatacagaccagtatcccttctttcttttctctccaaaactcttgagcgtgctatccttggccagctctcttgctatctctctcagaatgaccttcttgatccaaatcagtcaggtttcaagactggtcattcaactgagactgctcttctctgtgtcacggaggctcttctctgtgtcacggaggctctccgcactgctaaagctaactctctctcctctgctctcatccttctagacctatctgctgcctttgatactgtgaaccatcagatcctcctctccaccctctacgAGTTGAGCATCTCCggcacggctcactcttggattgcgtcctacctgacaggtcgctcctaccaggtggcgtggcgagaatctgtctccgcaccacgtgctctcaccactggtgtcccccagggctcagttctaggccctctcctattctcgctatacaccaagtcacttggctctgtcatatcctcacatggtctctcctatcattcctacgcagacgacacacaattaatcatctcctttcccccttctgataagcaGGTGGCAAATtgtatctctgcatgtctggcagacatatcagtgtggatgacggatcaccacctcaagctgaacctcggcaagacggagctgctcttcctcccggggaaggactgcccgttccatgatctcgccatcacggttgacaattccattgtgtcctcctcccagagtgctaagagccttggcgtgaccctggacaaacCCTGTCGtgctccgctaacatcaaggcggtgacccgatcctgtaggttcatgatctacaacattcgcagagtacgaccctgccttacacaggaagcggcgcaggtcctaatccaggcacttgtcatctcccgtctggattactgcaactcgctgttggctgggctccctgcctgtgccattaaacccctacaactcatccagaacgccgcagcccgtctggtgttcaaccttcccaagttctctcacatcaccccgctcctccgcacactccactggcttccagttgaagctcgcatctgctacaagaccatggtgcttgcctacggagctgtgaggggaatagcacctccgtaccttcaggctctgatcagtccctacacccaaacaagggcactgcgttcatccacctctggcctgctgccccccctacttctgcggaagcacagttcccgctcagcccagtcaaaactgttcgctgctctggcaccccaatggtggaacaagctccctcacgacgccaggacagcggagtcaatcaccaccttccggagacacctgaaaccccacctctttaaggaatacctgggataggataaagtaatccttcaaacccccccccaaaagaaagatatagatgtactattgtaaagtggttgttccactggatatcataaggtgaatgcaccaatttgtaagtcgctctggataagagcgtctgctaaatgacgtaaatgtaaatgtaaataaaggacgaaccatggctgccttccaagcaatgggaacctccccagaaaggagagacagattaaaaaggtcggagataggcttggcggtgataggggcagcaacccatgacaaatcaggacagatcgtttcactgagcagccattccAAACACAGGCTGTataacagtgatcactaaggtcattacagaaaacaccagactgatacctatcaggataatttgtgaggataacatcaaggagagtagccttttctgggtgtttggagtcataccttgtgggattggtaataatctggcaaagatttagggagtcccattgctttaggatttggtcaggtggtttaagcatgtcccagtttaggtcacctagcaggccaaattcagacttagtgtaaggggccaggagagagcttgaGGCAGAACGGTGCTGATGGACTGATGGTCGGTGCACTTAAAAGCTACATACATTTGAGAAGGCTAACACTATGTAACTATTTACAGTGAACAAAATATTATTTTAGCTGTTGTTACCATGTTTGAtggttagctagctggttagctggcaaatattttttttataactaacccaaaatagaccagagcctgtcgtttccaatggaaGTGAAtgaatcatagtgggcagaacaagcaagaaaGTAGTCAGAGCCAAGCACTAGCCAGTGaaatcctattggcgcgttctagcatttatttgcatatttacGTTAGGGATCCCTTACTATGTGAAGTGCGCATGTGCAATAACGCAATTCGCCCGTGCACtcctaaacaaaacaaaacatttttaacTTTGGAAAattgtaaagtctacaaaacgcagTCCACTCTGTGACATattctagttttggaaacagaaaactctacggagatagaatgtttcaacgatgagaaaatgtgcagtAATGTCGGCCAAAATTCATCTCACTCCCACTTTCGGCCACTGGGCTTcatctcatcaccatatttggcgagtgagtggaaacgccaaccggatgtTTCACATTTATAAATCTGGAGAAATATCTGGCTCATTCTATCTGTATTAGCTGGTTTATCGGGACAGAGAGCTAGCTACTTTGCGCCTTTACTCCATTTTAAACATAGTACGGTGTGGACAATTTTAAGAACACATTGACTTATAAGTACTAATAACACGAAATACATACTTTTTACCGGAGGAAACAATGCCTATTATTTTCAATTTCAGGGAACCTTTCTGGACGGTAGCGTATTGATCCGACATATTTGTTGTTGATGTAGATTTCGTTCTTCCTCTCTCGCTGTTATGCAGATGAGTTTCATGACTGGTACTCCGTTGCCCCCTAGGGCAGAGCACGGTGCGTTCATCCCAGCAGGTGGCAGTAACGTGACCACAAGCGGCGATTATGAACGTCAAACACATGCGCGGTAGCCTGTTGTGTTAACTGATCCCCAACGCTTCATGAAAGGATGGCAGGGTACGGTTTATTCTGCTCACCAATGACAATGAAATGCCTTGCGACCAATACACCCGTGTGGTTTTGTATGAGTAACCTGTTGTATAAAAAGCCGACGTGTGGATACGCAAAGAAAGTTGGTGAGTAACGTTAAATGGCTTCTATAAAATGTATAATctaatctagctaacgttagttccaTTAGAAAATATAACTGAGTAATGAACAATACACAGGTACAGATAAATAGCAGGCACGGTGGGCAAAAGTTATTCATATGATTACAGTATGAGTAGTTAATATAGATAGTttagctgacaacgtcacgaaaacgatgtgcacgcttcaatggggcagaagcCCATgtattgttgtgattctggatggcaaGATAGTTCAATAGGGTCCAGCTGCAACGTCATCTCCCAGGGTCTCTATGCTCCCAGCTACTGATATGCTATCTCTCATGAAAAGTGTGGGTGTCGAAAGGACTGGGCGTTTCGAAAGGAACCATATAAGGAGAAGTGGGGGTTTCTTGGTAAATGTATTCGATAATACCGTTtcttgttttgactgatttcatggcAATGTTAATATGGCAAAAATGTGCTAGCTATAATTTTTTTATCAAACCTTGGAAACGAAacatagtttacatgttgtcaaagCCTACTTGGACACCGGGTCCCCATATTTCCCATGTTAAATAGCCAGATTTTTGACCTAgttacatgtacattgaacaacacagaAGCTTTTCAGCATGTTTCTGTACCAACTTAGGGAAAACCTGCTATAGAGTACTACAtaatgagtcataatacccataaaacctagcagtcaaacaaggaaatggttccagtcatttttccaccattcatttttcccatagggattttagaaggtgacttatcaatatatttgcctgtatttacccaCTAAAAattaaatgctaattagctggtaatatggctatcataaagaacttcaaatgccatgatgatctggatgagACTGCCAAATCGAGGCAAAGATAGTTAATCTCTgagattaactatctaatgttagctaaatttagTAATGAAgaaattggctacatttctttaaatttaCAATTCTTtaaactgtcttgtgcaagttttaaattgacacaatacctgttagcaaaggtgtcagctagagatgacgtgcagggatttgtagtcttgcatgatatctactttgatgctaattagcatttttgaatctgagagtaaatagagctgaatatattgataaaagtcaccttgtccaagagagatttacatggttatcaaaacatcacaccagggtaagcctacattcTTGCAGTTGACATATGATGCCTCCTGGtggccatgttggaagaccaccGCATTCATTCTAACGACAAATAGCTGAGTGGCTACCCCAAACTGTATGTATGATAACAGTGCCTAAAACTACagggaacaaaaatataaatgcagtgttggtttcatgagctgaaatgatcacagacattttccattcgcacaaaaagcttatttctctaaaatgttgcg
Proteins encoded:
- the LOC106613688 gene encoding AP-1 complex subunit mu-1; the protein is MSASAVYVLDLKGKVLVCRNYRGDVDMSEIEHFMPILMDREEEGNLSPILAHGGVRFMWIKHNNLYLVATSKKNACVSLVFSFLYKIIQVFSEYFKELEEESIRDNFVIIYELMDELMDFGYPQTTDSKILQEYITQEGHKLDTGGPRPPATVTNAVSWRSEGIKYRKNEVFLDVIESVNLLVSANGNVLRSEIVGSIKMRVFLSGMPELRLGLNDKVLFENTGRGKSKSVELEDTKFHQCVRLSRFENDRTISFIPPDGEFELMSYRLNTHVKPLIWIESVIEKHSHSRIEYMIKAKSQFKRRSTANNVEIHIPVPTDADSPKFKTTVGSVKWIPENSEVVWSIKSFPGGKEYLMRAHFGLPSVEAEDKEGKPPISVKFEIPYFTTSGIQVRYLKIIEKSGYQALPWVRYITQNGDYQLRTQ
- the LOC106613690 gene encoding protein FAM32A-like — its product is MSDQYATVQKGSLKLKIIGIVSSGKKKKKKKNKEKKHRLEQQINTNKNEEEETKSGYIDKRTPAQMAFDKMQEKRQMERILNKAEKTHKRRVEDFNRHLDTLTEHYDIPKVSWTK